In the Oryzias latipes chromosome 23, ASM223467v1 genome, one interval contains:
- the usp44 gene encoding ubiquitin carboxyl-terminal hydrolase 44, with protein MDRCKHVGRLRLAPDHSILNPQKWHCVDCNTTESVWACLGCAHVACGRYIEEHALQHFQQQHHPLAMEVNELYVFCYLCDDYVLNDNATGDLKLLRSTLSAIQNQRYEVTTRSGRTLRSSSAAVDALMLSGAQELQLRDEDRMFTALWHRRRALMGRIFHLWFGQTECGKRRAKEERKREEEEELKREARERRRVLKRQLQEELENAPLRKSRRLRRKSQRVADTAVTAPASRQARTKTKPRAAQSLTQTSRTRSPKTATYKKPKHPKKVQPTPRSTNRSSTAKSKPKTPSTPRASCRKQSTKQDGSPFKRRPTVTPGVTGLRNLGNTCYMNSILQVLSHLHVFRECFLRLDLTQALELLASAVQGQLAGKALSQSPLSQRKGLQTNAGSGVGLSGGASRASSMELIQPKEPSSKHISLCHELHTLFQVMWSGKWALVSPFAMLHSVWQLIPAFRGYAQQDAQEFLCELLDKVQHELESTGTHTTSAGVPHTQKRLIKQVLSVVNTIFHGQLLSQVTCLACSHRSNTVEPFWDLSLEFPERYHSNSRESAAQASCHLTEMLAKFTETEALEGNIYACDQCNSARRRTSSKPVILSEAQKQLTLYKLPQVLRLHLKRFRWSGRNHREKIGVHVSFDQLLNMEPYCCRDSSPPKDVSCSGPGSPGSPGSPRPKHFLYELSAVVMHHGKGFGSGHYTAYCYNTEGGFWVHCNDSKLNVCSVDEVCRAQAYILFYTQRVTQDKDRPL; from the exons ATGGACAGGTGTAAGCACGTGGGGCGGCTGCGGCTGGCCCCAGACCACTCCATCCTCAACCCGCAGAAGTGGCACTGTGTCGACTGCAACACTACCGAGTCTGTGTGGGCCTGTCTGGGCTGTGCGCATGTGGCATGCGGCCGCTACATCGAGGAGCATGCGCTGCAGCActtccagcagcagcaccacCCGTTAGCTATGGAAGTTAATGAACTGTACGTCTTTTGTTACTTGTGCGATGACTATGTGTTGAATGATAATGCAACCGGAGACCTCAAGTTGCTACGTAGCACTCTCAGCGCCATCCAGAACCAGCGCTATGAGGTCACCACCCGCAGTGGGCGCACTCTGCGCTCCTCCAGTGCAGCAGTGGATGCTCTCATGCTAAGTGGAGCACAGGAGCTACAGCTAAGAGATGAGGACAGAATGTTTACAGCCCTCTGGCATCGCCGCAGGGCGCTCATGGGACGCATCTTTCACCTTTGGTTTGGCCAGACTGAATGTGGCAAAAGGAGAGcgaaagaggagagaaagagggaggaggaagaggaactGAAAAGGGAGGCCAGAGAGAGGAGACGCGTTCTGAAGAGGCAGCTACAGGAGGAGCTGGAAAACGCTCCTCTTCGGAAGAGTCGTCGCTTGCGTCGGAAAAGCCAGAGAGTCGCTGATACAGCAGTCACGGCACCAGCCTCTCGACAGGCACGCACTAAGACGAAACCACGTGCAGCCCAGTCTCTTACCCAAACGTCGCGCACTAGAAGCCCCAAGACTGCAACCTACAAGAAACCCAAACATCCAAAAAAAGTCCAGCCAACTCCCAGGTCCACCAATCGTTCTTCTACTGCCAAATCCAAGCCCAAAACACCTTCAACACCTCGCGCTTCCTGCCGCAAGCAGAGCACCAAACAGGATGGTTCCCCCTTTAAAAGGCGTCCCACAGTCACTCCTGGGGTGACGGGCCTAAGGAATTTAGGGAACACCTGTTACATGAACTCCATCCTGCAGGTGTTGAGTCACCTCCACGTTTTCAGGGAGTGCTTTCTGCGTCTGGACCTGACCCAGGCACTGGAACTACTGGCATCTGCTGTCCAGGGACAACTGGCAGGAAAAGCTTTGTCCCAGTCCCCTCTTTCCCAAAGAAAGGGGCTGCAGACCAATGCGGGCTCTGGCGTGGGACTTAGCGGAGGGGCCTCACGGGCCAGCAGCATGGAGCTGATACAACCCAAAGAGCCCAGCTCAAAGCACATCTCTCTCTGCCATGAGCTGCACACCTTGTTTCAGGTCATGTGGTCTGGCAAATGGGCGCTGGTTTCGCCTTTCGCCATGCTGCACTCGGTGTGGCAGCTGATCCCCGCGTTCAGGGGCTACGCTCAGCAGGACGCTCAGGAGTTCCTGTGTGAGCTGCTGGATAAGGTGCAGCATGAGCTGGAGAGCACGGGCACGCACACCACGTCTGCAGGAGTCCCGCACACGCAGAAGAGACTCATCAAGCAGGTGCTCAGCGTGGTCAACACCATCTTTCACGGCCAGCTTCTCAGCCAG GTGACATGTTTGGCCTGTAGCCACCGTTCCAACACTGTGGAGCCATTCTGGGATCTCTCTCTGGAGTTCCCTGAGCGTTATCACAGCAACAGCAGGGAGTCTGCCGCTCAGGCTTCCTGCCATCTGACGGAGATGCTGGCCAAGTTCACCGAGACTGAAGCTCTGGAAGGAAACATCTACGCCTGCGATCAGTGTAACT CTGCCAGACGTCGGACCTCCTCCAAACCAGTCATCCTGTCTGAAGCACAGAAACAGCTGACGCTTTACAAACTGCCTCAGGTTCTCAGGCTCCACCTCAAACGCTTTAG GTGGTCTGGGCGAAACCATCGGGAGAAGATTGGAGTCCATGTGAGCTTCGATCAGCTCCTGAACATGGAGCCTTACTGCTGCAGAGACAGCTCACCGCCTAAAGACGTGTCCTGCTCCGGTCCCGGCAGTCCCGGCTCCCCGGGTTCTCCTCGCCCCAAGCACTTCCTCTACGAGCTCTCAGCTGTGGTGATGCATCATGGGAAGGGCTTTGGCTCTGGCCATTACACTGCCTATTGCTACAACACAGAAGGTG GTTTCTGGGTTCACTGTAATGACTCTAAGCTAAACGTGTGTTCGGTGGACGAGGTCTGCCGGGCTCAGGCCTACATCCTTTTCTACACACAGCGAGTAACTCAGGACAAAGACCGGCCGCTATAG
- the metap2 gene encoding methionine aminopeptidase 2, giving the protein MADVVAEQILEPKPLQGRELNGEAGDGDEADPVDETAKKKKKKKKKNKTASVAVENVEVAEVTKQLENQAIEEKEEEDGDDGENSAGKKKRKKKKKKGSKTQTDPPSVPICELYPGGSFPIGQECEYPPSQDGRSAAWRMTSDEKRVMDKANEEMWNDFRQAAEAHRQVRKHVRSFLKPGMTMIEICERLEDCSRKLIKENGLNAGLAFPTGCSLNHCAAHYTPNAGDATVLQYDDVCKIDFGTHINGRIIDCAFTVTFNPKYDKLLEAVKDATNTGIKNAGIDVRLCDVGEAIQEVMESYEVELDGKTYQVKPIRNLNGHSIGQYRIHAGKTVPIVKGGEATRMEEGEVYAIETFGSTGKGMVHDDMECSHYMKNFDVGHVPIRLPRAKHLLNVINENFGTLAFCRRWLDRLGESKYLMALKNLCDLGIVDPYPPLCDTKGCYTAQFEHTILLRPTCKEVVSRGDDY; this is encoded by the exons ATGGCGGACGTTGTGGCGGAGCAGATACTGGAGCCGAAACCTCTCCAGGGTCGGGAGTTAAACGGAGAGGCGGGGGACGGGGACGAAGCCGACCCGGTAGATGAGAcggcaaaaaagaagaaaaagaagaagaagaagaacaagaCTGCTAGCGTAG ctgtagAAAACGTTGAAGTGGCCGAAGTGACCAAGCAGCTGGAAAACCAGGCTATAGAGGAGAAAGAAGAGGAAG ATGGAGATGATGGGGAAAACTCTGCagggaaaaagaagagaaagaaaaagaagaagaaaggat ccaaaactcaAACCGATCCCCCATCCGTTCCCATCTGCGAGTTATACCCCGGTGGATCATTTCCCATCGGACAGGAGTGTGAATATCCTCCTTCTCAGGACGG TCGCAGTGCGGCGTGGCGCATGACCAGCGACGAGAAGCGGGTCATGGACAAAGCCAACGAGGAGATGTGGAATGACTTCAGGCAGGCGGCTGAGGCGCACAGACAGGTCCGCAAGCACGTCCGCAGCTTCCTGAAACCCGGCATGACCATGATTGAAATCTG CGAGCGTCTGGAGGATTGTTCCCGAAAGCTGATAAAGGAGAACGGGCTGAACGCCGGCCTGGCCTTCCCCACCGGCTGCTCCCTCAACCACTGTGCTGCCCACTACACTCCCAACGCCGGGGACGCCACCGTCCTGCAGTATGACGACGTCTGCAAGATTGACTTCGGCACTCACATCAACG GCCGAATCATCGACTGTGCCTTCACCGTCACTTTTAACCCCAAATATGACAAGCTGCTGGAGGCCGTGAAAGACGCCACAAATACTGGAATCAAG AATGCCGGCATTGACGTGCGTCTCTGTGACGTCGGGGAGGCGATCCAGGAGGTGATGGAGTCGTACGAGGTGGAGCTGGATGGGAAGACGTACCAAG TGAAGCCCATCCGGAACCTGAACGGTCACTCCATCGGCCAGTACCGAATACACGCGGGAAAGACTGTGCCTATCGTCAAAGGAGGCGAAGCGACGAGGATGGAG GAGGGAGAGGTTTACGCCATCGAGACGTTTGGCAGCACAGGTAAAGGCATGGTCCACGACGACATGGAGTGCTCTCACTACATGAAGAACTTCGATGTCGGCCACGTCCCCATCAG GCTGCCCAGGGCGAAGCACCTCCTGAATGTTATCAATGAGAACTTCGGCACGCTGGCGTTCTGCCGGCGCTGGCTGGACCGCCTGGGCGAGAGCAAATACCTGATGGCCCTTAAGAACCTGTGTGACCTGGGCATAGTGGACCCTTACCCCCCACTCTGCGACACCAAGGGCTGCTACACCGCTCAGTTCGAGCACACCATCCTGCTCAGGCCCACGTGCAAGGAGGTGGTCAGCCGTGGAGACGACTACTGA